A stretch of DNA from Thalassococcus arenae:
CCATCCCGGAAACGCCGGAAAAAGGGAATTCTGATGCGTATCGACGAAACCGACCGGAAAATCCTTCGCGAGCTGCAGCGCGATGCCGGGCAATCTCTGGACGAAATCGCCAGGACCGTGGGGTCTTCCAAGACCCCGGTCTGGAATCGCATCCGCAAGATGCGTGATGCAGGGGTGATCGGCGCGCAGACGGTGATCCTGGATGCCGAGGCGCTCGGCTTTGAAGCGACGTTCTTTGTGTTGATCCGGACCTCGGAACACGAAGCGTCCTGGCAGAAGCGGTTCCTTGAGGCGTTGCGGGCGCGGCCCGAAGTG
This window harbors:
- a CDS encoding Lrp/AsnC family transcriptional regulator, with protein sequence MLMRIDETDRKILRELQRDAGQSLDEIARTVGSSKTPVWNRIRKMRDAGVIGAQTVILDAEALGFEATFFVLIRTSEHEASWQKRFLEALRARPEVQEAHRLAGDIDYILKVRVQNARAYDTFYQALISEVRVHEVTALLSMEEIKATTALPL